The genomic window GCCGGGCACCTGCTTGGCCAGCGTGTCGATCGCACCGCCGTGCATCCCCGCGTTCTTGAGGACGTCGCGCATCCCGCCGTCCAGGGTGCCGAGCCCCTTGGCCTCGGCGGCCCTGGCCGTGGCCAGCACCTTGCCGAAGTCCTTGCCGAGCTGCTGCGACTCCTCCTTGCCGAGCAGACCGCTGAGGTGCTCCTGGAACACCTTGCCCATCTCGCCCTCGAACTTGGCGAGCGCCTTCTCGTCCAACTTCTCGGCGGCGGACATGAAGTGGGTGCCGAACTCGTGGGAGAAGCGGCCGATCGTCTGGCCCAGCTCACGGCCGAACTTCTGGGCGGCCTCCTTCTCCAGCCAGGCCTCGCCGTCCTTGGTCGCCCGCGACAGGCCTTCGGACATTACGTGGGACACCGACTCGGCGGTCTTCTCCGCCTGGGCGATGGCCGCCTTCTGAGCCGCGGTGGTCTTCTCCGCCGCGGCCTCCGCGGTTTTCTCCGCGGACTGCTCGGCCTTCCGCGCCGCCGTCTGCTGGATCTCCCTGGCCGCGCTGCTCTCGGCCGCATTGGCGGCGTCCTTCTCGACGGTCTTGGCGGCATCGTTGGAGACGGTCTTGAGGCCGTCCTTCTCGACGGTCTTGAGCAGGTCGTTCTCGATGGTCTTGAGCGCGTCCGAGGAGAGCGTCTTGAGCCCGTCCTTGGCGAGTCCGTTCGACAGGTCCTTGAACGCGGTTTCGAGCGCGTCCTTGCCCAGGCTCTTGCCGATCGTGTTCTTGAAGAGCTTGCCCAGCGCGCCGCCGAGCAGGTCGAGCGGTCCGCCGATGAGGCCGTTGAGCGCACCGAACTCCAGTGCCTGGAGGGTGGACTTGGTGTCCCAGTCGCTCCAACTCTTGTGCCCCTCGGCGATCTGCACCATCTGGATGATCGCGTCCAGGCCCACGCCGCCCACGATGCTCAGGAAGGTGTGCATGGCGATCTTGTCGAGCAGCCAGGCGAAGATCTTGCGGATGATCCCTTCCGCGATCAGCTTCTCGGCCACGATCTCGCCCAGGGAGGCGCCGCCGGTGAACGGCGCCCAGGCGATCGCCCAGGCGATCTCGGCCAGCAGCTGGACCAGCTGGGCGATCGTCATCCACTTCGCGTACTCGACCTGGTTGGCGGTGTCGTGCGCGGTCTTCGCCAGGTCGGCGGCCTGCTTGCCGGCCGCGCTGAGGTAGTCGTCGCCACCGCCGTTGCCGATCAGCTGGCCCATGGTCGAGACGAACGCGTCGGCCGCCTGGCCCTCGATCTGGGTGGTGCAGTAGTACACCAACTGGGCTATGTCGTCCCTCAGTTGGGGCATGTCCTGAGAGACGTCGTTGTAGTCGTCGCCCACGGCGCGCAGCTTGTCCTCGTCCGCCTGCGGCCACTGCATGCCGGTCAGGCCCGAAAAGAGCTTGGCGAGCCCGTCCGAGATCTCAATCGACATGCGGGTGGCACTCCTGGTGTGGCGGCAGTGGCGGCAGTGGCGTCGGCGGCGTCGGATCAGGACCCGTTGACGTTGTCCGCCAGGTCCTGATCGGAGCTGTTGAAGAGGTCGGAGGTCGACTTGCCGCTCTGGCGGACCTTCTCGAGCGCGTCACTGACCTGGCCGAGCAGGTCGGTGAGGTCCGAGGTCGGCTGGTCGACCGTCTGGTGGTACTGCTTGCCGATGTCGTCGTTGCCGGCCGAGTCCTTGTTGTACTTGTTGATCTCGTCGACCTTCTTCTGCATCCGCTTGAGGATGTCCGAGGCGTCGCCGAACTTGCTGAATCCCTGCAGGTCCGAGAGGGCGGAGAGCCGGTTAGCCACGGAACTCCTCCTGCCGTCCGTGCTGACGCTCCGCCTGGCCCCTCGCCACGCTGGGGCGCATCGCCTGGAGCGGGGCGAGCAGCTCGTCCAGCTCGGTCCCGCCGGTCATCGAGTTCCGCAGCATCTCGCCGAGGCCCTGGAAGGAACGCATCGACTCGGTGACCTTCGCGCCCATGTCGGCGCGGGCCTCGTTGAGCACGTCGGTGAGGACCTTCGACAGCTCGGCCGGGGCCATAGAGCGGTAGGCGGTGGTGTGGAAGGTGAGCGAGACGACCTGGCCCTGCGCGCCCACCACGGCGGTGACCATCCGGTCCTTGGAGGTGATCGAGGCGGTGCTCGCCTGCAACTCCTTGGTGGCCTCGGCAATCTTGATCTGCTGCTCGCGCAGGTTGGCCATGGTCTGCTCGATCTGCTCCGCGAACGGGGAAACCGCCATCTCGCACCTCTCGATTCGGCGACGCGCATCGGCCCCCGGATTTCCCCGGGGGCCGATGCGCGTCGGCGCACAGCTCGTCATCTGGTACCTACGGCTGTGGCGCCGGGTACCGTTCAGCTCGCTACGGCTGTGGCACCGGATGCCGTTCAGCGCCCGATCACACCGCCGATCGTCCCGCTGTCGGTGCCCCAGACCTCTTCCTCCTCGGACAGCCAGGTGGTGCGCTGCCGCTCCTTGTCGTTCTGTCCGGCTCCTGCCCCCGCGCCCGCCCCGCCCGGCGGCATCATCGGCGGCATTCCGGCGCCGCCGGTGGTGGCGACGGAGCGGCCCATCATTTGGGCCTCCTCGGCCTGCTCGCTGGCCGCGGCCCGCTCGGCCTGCGCCTGCTGGGCGGCCTCCTGTGCCGCGATTTCCTTGGGCGAGAGCGTCGCGCCGGAGGCCACCGCCCTGGGACTCAGGGCCATGACGCCCTCGCCGTTGCTGATGCTGCCGGCCGGGAGCGGCCGCGACGAAGTACCGGCGAGTCCGGCACCGAACTCGCCGCCGAGTCCACCACCGAGCCCACTGATGCTCGGCGCGTACGAGTCCCCCGAGAATCCGCCGAGGCCCGAGCTGAGCGGCGAGCTGCCGAAGATCTCGTGCGGGGGCGGCAGGTAACCGATGCCGCCGCCACCACCGAGGTTCGGGTTCAGCGGCGAGATCGAGTCACCCATCGCGTGTTCCTCGTCGGCCAGCAGCTGGCTCTGATCGTCGACCGGGTTGCCGTTGGGGTCGAGGACCTTGCCGTCCTTGTCGATCTTGGCGCCCTTGCCGGCGTACACGCGGTTGCCGTTGCGGTCCAGCACCGGCTTGCCGTCCGGGCCGATCACCATCCCGTTGTCGTCGACGTGCGACCCGGCCGGCACCATGTACGGGCCGCCGCCGAAGGACGAGGCGATCGGCGGACCGATCGTGCTGCCCTTCGGCACGATCTCCGGCTTGCCGTCCGGACCCAGCACCGGCTTGCCGTCCGGGCCGATCACATGACCGTTGGCGTCGATGTGCGAGCCGGGCGGCGCCGTCATACCCGGCAGCGGCTGGCCGTTCGGGCCGAGCAACTGCTGCCGCTGCTGACCGCCGCCGGGGCCGAGGTCGGTGACCGTGGGCGGTGGCGGCGGCATGTGCAGGTTCGGGTTGTTCCCACCGCCACCGCCCGCACCGGGCCCGAGGTCCTTGACGTTGGGGGGCGGCGGCGCACCGCCGCCGCCGTCACCACCACCGGCTCCACCGCCGCCACCACCTCCGCCGTCGCCACCACCGCCGTCGCCACCACCGGGCGGCGTTATCGCGGTGCCCTTCGGGCTCTGCACCGTGAGCGTCTTGTCGACCGCGCTCTTGACGGCGGTGAAGGCAGGGGCGGCGACCTTCGCGTACGTCGTCACGCCGGCGTCCAGGTTGGTCACGATCGAGTTGATCCAGTAGTTCTTGCCGCTCGTCTCGACCGCGTTGAAGAAGTCCTGGCTGTTGACGGCCTTGCCGTCGAACGTGGTGATCGAGTAGTCGGTCAGGCTGTTCAGCTTGACCGTCGGCTTACCGCCCGTCGTTCCACAGATGGCATCCCGCAGCGCGAGCTTCAGTTGGTAGACGGGGCTGGCGACGGGGTACCACGCGTTGTACGCGTTCTGCAGAGCCAGGAAGCCATTGGGGCCCCGGAGCGCCGTACTGGCAGCGTTGATCGCCGCAACCGGATCGTTGGGCCAGTTGATCTGGTGCTGGAGGTCCCCGAGGGCCGTGCCGAGGCTGTCGAGGTAGGACCTGAGCTCCCCGGCCGCGCTGCCCTGGAAGTCGCTGTCCTCGCTGTCGACCTCCTTGGCCCAGTCACTGATGTACTTCTGCTGGTTCGTAATGAAGGTGCTCACCTTGCCGAAGATCGCGGCGGCCGCGTCGAAGCTCGGCAGACTCGTGCTGCCCAGGGTCTCGTGCGGGCTGTTGACCAGCAGGGGCAGAATGGATCTCGGAAAGCTGACGAATTTGGACCACTTGCTGTTGTCACTCATACCGCTGTCGGACCAGTTGGTGTTGCAGTGGGCCACCACGTAGTAGACCCCGGTGGAGGAACCGGCCGGGACGTAGTCGTCCCGGTGCGGATTGCCGCTCGCCGTGGTGTGGGTCGTGACCTGGAAGGCGTCGGAGAGCCAGTTGACGTCCCACGGGGGCTTGTCCCAGTTCCATGTGGAGGCGTCGACGATGGAGACTCCGTAACCCGTCACCCAGTCGCCGTTGCCGGGCTTGGCCACGTCCCCCCGGTCGACGGAGCCGCCGGCCACGTCGGTACCGGCCAGGCTCTTCATGGTGTCTTCCCAGGCTCCCACGTGTGTTCGACTCCCAGCGCGTTGGATGGTTGATCAGGGATACGGGCCCGTCGCGCGGGTCCGGCTCCGGACCTGCCGTCAGGAGCCGGACCCACGCGACGGGGAGAGTGCCTCAGGGCTTCGGGGGCGGCGTCAGGGGCGAGCCGCCGAGGATCTCGAACATCTGGGCAGCGGTGAGGGCGTCTTCCTCAGCGTTGTTAAGGGTCGTCTTCGCATTGCTGATGGCGGTCGAGAGCGTGGTCATGTCGTTCTTCAGCGCGGTGAACTGCGCGACGATGTTTCCGGCGTAGGCCTTGAACTTGTCCTGCATGGCTTTCGCCTCGACGGAGGTTCCGCCCATCAGCATGGTGTAGTTGCCCAGGCTGTCCTTCCCGGGCGTCGAGCCGTTGGCGTACTCGTTGAGGAGCTGGATCAGCGCCGCTCCGTCCGTGTCGACGGTGCTGTCCCCGTTGAACCGGTGGTACAGCTCCGCGACCGGGCCGTTCGCGTACCCCGTCAGGATGTCGTCTGTGACCTTGAGCGTGTCGCCCATGCCGGCCTACTCAGAAGCCCTGTGCGGCGGCTTGGTCCGCGTACTTCATGGTGTGGTTCATCTGGTCCAGGATCTGGGCGCCCTGGTGGATGTCCTCGTGCATCTGGCCCTCGTTCCCCTGCACCACCTTGAAGAACTCCTCGAACGCGGTACCAGCGGCACCCTGGAACTCCTCGCGGAGCGGGGTGAGCCGCTGGACCAGCTCGTTGAGGTTGCTCTCCATGGTGTGGGCCGCCTGGAGCAGATCTGTGTAGGCCTGGTCGATCGACTCGTGCTGGAGTTGGATGTCAGCCATGGGAATGGGTCCTCGCTGTCACTGGAAGGGAGAGGGGGTGGTCGGCTACCGGAGCAGCGGTCAGCCGTTCAGCGCGCTGTAGACGCCGTCCGAGGCGCCCCAGTTGCCGCCGATCACATGGGCGTCCTCCTCGGCCTTGGTGAGCGTCTTGCTCGCGCCCTGGGTGCTCTCGGAGAGCTGCTGGAAGGCCTGCATGATCTTCTTGTAGCGCGTGACCCAGTCGTTGATCTTGCCCTGGAAGGCGGTGCTCGCGCCGGAGACGTAGTGGGCGGCGATCTCCTCGTTGATCCGCTCGACCGTCTGGCCGGAGCTGATCATCGCGGAGATCTGACCCTCCAGACTCATCAGCGCGTTCTGGATGGACTGGTCGCTCGTCTTCAACATGTTGCCACCGGGCGTGGTCATCGCGGATCTCCTCTGTCGGGGAATCTGTCAGTGATGAGAACGGCCTTGCCGCGCAGGGCGGTTCAGCCGGAACAGCCGTTACCACCGGCCGCCGGGGAGACGATCTGGGCCCCCGACAGCACGCTCGGGTCCAGGCTCGGCCCGCTGGGCAGCAGCGCCAGCAACGCCTGCGGCACCGCCTGGGTCGCCACGGCCGCGTACCCCAGCTGCTTGGCCGCGGCGGCCGAGGGCAGCGGATACTTCACGCCGTTGTCCGCCACCAGGTACTGGCTCGTCCCGGCCCCCGACCCCGACAGCGCGCGGACCAGCGCGCCCGCGCCGGGCCGCACCGCGATCCTGTCGGCGGCGGCGCAGCCGGGCGCCACGCCGGGCTCGCTGTCCGGCGCCTGGCCGCCGAGCGCGCCGGCGTCCAGCACGGCGACGGAGGTGACGGGGTTGCCGTCGGTGCTCGGGTGCAGGTCGGCGCAGAGCGCCTGGTTCTGGCCGGGGTCGACCAGCGCGGGCGGCTCGGCGGGCAGTCCGCCGGGCAGGCCGGGGCCGGCCGCGGTGTGCGCCGCCAGGTCCGCGGGCCCGATCGGCGCGGGGGTGCCGGCCGAGCCGCCGTAGGCCTTGTCCTGGGTGCGCGGGTCGCCGAGCAGCAGGTCGTACTGGAGCACGGTGAGCGGCACCAGGCCCGCCGAGCTCAGCACGTAGTGGCTGCCGGTCGGGTCGGTGAAGAGCTGGCCGACCTTGGTGGGACGGCCCGCCAGCGTGGGGCCCGCACCGCCGCGCCCGGGGATGTCGGGCGAGGCCAGGTCGGGGCCGGCCGGCAGCGTGCCGAGCATCGCGGCGGTGACCGGGAACGGCGTCGCGGTCGGGTAGCCGAGCGCCTGTAGCGCGCTGTTCTGCTTGTCGACCCGCAGCCGGCGGCCCTGCCAGAGCAGGTAGGTGTTGCCGTCCGGGGCGCTGACCAGCGCGCCCTGACCGGGGGTCAGCGCGGTGCCCTGCTGCGCCGCGGCGATGCTGAGGGCCAGCTGCGGCTTGCTGCTGCCACCGGGGGTGGTGGCGGGCTGCTGGAGGCCGCAGGCCAGCCAGGCGGCCGGCTTCAGCTCGGCCGCCGTCGGCAGCGCGTCCGGCGCGCCGACCAGGCCGACGGGGGCGCCGCGCTGCACGCCGCTCAGCGAGCCCTCGCTCACCTGCTGGAGCGTCATCTGGTCACCCGCCAGCAGCTTGGCGCTGGCCTGGTTGAGCACCGGGTGCAGTACCCCGCCCAGGTAGAGGTAGCGCGCGCCGCTCTCCTCGACCATCACCAGCGCACCGGGCTTCTGCCAGCTGGTGCTGCCGCCGGGCTTCATCACCCCGTAGACGGTCACCACCAGCGCGATCACGATGCCCAGCGCGAGGCCGGTGAGGGCGCCGCGGGTGGTGCGTCCGGTGGGGGTGTCCGGCGCGTCGGGCTCGGCCCGCAGCATGCCGGAGGCGAGCCTGCTCATCACGAACAGGTGAGCCTGCACCTGGTCGCGTCGGGACTGCATCCTGCTTCTCCTCGGGTTCGGCCCTGACTCAACGCACACCCGGCCGGTACGACCAGCCGCTCCAACCAGCCGGTACGACTCAGCCGTTCATCGCCCGCAGCGTGTGGTAGACCCCGCAGGCCAGCAGCGCCAGCGGCAGCAGCGCCACCGCGCTCAGCGTGTGCAGCACGTCCGCGAGCCGCCCCCAGTACGGCAGCAGCCTGCGCCCCGGCACCGTCCACGCCACCACCAGCAGCGCCGCGGCCACCGCCAGCAGACCGCCCAGCAGCATCAGCCGCCCGCTCGCCGGCTGGCTCATCGCCAGCTTGACGCCCAGCACCACCACACCGTAGACGCCCGGCAGCAGCACGCTCAGCCGCTGCCGGATGCTGCCGATCGCCCGACCGTGCAGCAGGAGCAGCAGGCTCAGCGCGCCGGCCTGGGCCGGGCCCGCCCAGCCGCGGGTGAAGGCGAGCAGCGTCAGGCTGACCGCGCAGACCGCGCCGATCGCCGTGTACAGCGCCATCAGGTAGTCGTCGGCGATCAGGCTGCGGCTCAGCACCGCGGGGGCCGGGAACGGCTCGATGTTCTCCTGCAGCTCCTCGGCGTTGCGCGGCAGCATCGGCAGCCGCAGGCCGGAGAGCCGGAAGGAGATCGACGGGACGAACGAGCCGACCAGCACGGCCACCACCGCGATGACCGCCATCAGCTGGTCCAGCGACATCCCGGCCAGCACCAGCCCGCCGCCCACCATCCCGAGCAGCGCCACCAGCACCAGGCCCAGGAAGAGCGGCGCGGAGCCGCCGACCGCCGCCAGCGCGAGCACCGAGGCACCGGCCGCGCCCGAGGCCGCCGCCAGCACCCGGGCGCCGAGCAGCACCTCGCCGGTGGGCCCGCTGGGCAGCAGCAGCGCGGCCAGGGTCAGGAACGGGACGGCGGCGGCGCCCAGCGCGGTGCCCGCGGCCGGGTCGGCCATCGCCCGCGCGGCACTGGTCGCGCCGAGCAGGAGCAGCACCGCCGTGGCGGCGGCCACCGCCTCGCGCGGCCCGCTGGCGCCCGGCACGGCGAGCAGCAGCCAGCCCCCGGCCAGCGCCAGCATGGTCACCGCGAGCGCCAGCCGGTGGGTCAGCGCCGGCCGCCAGCTGTCGCCGCGCTCGTTCATGCCGGTGGCCACGCCGTCCACCAGGTCGTCGAAGTGCACCGGCGGCAGGGCCTCGCGACGCGGGCGCAGGTAGAGCGCGTCGCCGTCGTGCAGCAGATGCGCCTCGGCGCTCTGCTCCTCGTCCAGCGGCTCCTCGCCGAGCCGCTGGAGCACCCAGCCGCCGTGGTCCAGGCCGGCCTCGGCCAGCTCCGGTCCGGCGTGGCCGAGCACGGCCGGCAGCAGGTCGGCCAACGGCACGTCGGCGGGGACGGCGAGTTCGAAGGCCGTCCCCGGTGCGTGGAACCTCAACCGGCACAGCCCGGCGACGGCACTGCTGTTCACGCCACTCCCCACAAGCTCCACGGGGGCCCACTCCACGAAAGGCCCACTCCTCCCAGCTGTACGGGCCGGATGCCGCGACGCGTTCAGCCGGGTTCAAACCTGGTGAACCCGCCTCGCCCCACCACCCGTCACCTCCTGAGGACGGTTGCGCGAGCAAGGGAGCTGTTAGGTGAGCGTGGTCCTGGTCAACCGAACGCCTCGGCGTCCGGGGCCCGAGATGCCCGACGGCGAGATCCAGTTGCAGGAGCCGCCGGTCCTGCCGGAGAAGCAGAGCGGCATGTCCAGCATCATCAGCATGGCGCCGATGGCGCTCGGCTCGCTCTCCATGGTCTTCATGTTCCTGCGCCCGGGCGGTGAGGGCGGCGGCGCCATGAGCTACCTGGGGATGGGCATGATGGCGCTCTCCGCCATCGGCATGCTGGTCACCCAGCTGATCCGCGGCTCCAGCGACCGCAAGCAGCAGTTGCGCGGCGAGCGCCGCGACTACCTGCGCTACCTCTCGCAGATCCGTCGCCAGGTGCGCAAGTCGATCGCCGCGCAGCAGCAGGCACTGGCCTGGCGGCACCCGGAGCCGCGCGAGCTCTCCTCGCTGGTGGACACCTCCCGGCTGTGGGAGCGGCGCGCCGCCCACCCGGACTTCAGTGACGTGCGGATCGGTACCGGGCCGCAGCGCCTGGCCACCCCGCTCGCCCCGCTCTCCACCAAGCCGGTGGAGGACCTGGAGCCGCTCTGCGCGCACGCGCTGCGCCGCTTCATCCACGCCTACGGCACGCTGGACGACCAGCCGATCGCGATCCACCTGCGCGGCTTCGCGCAGGTGCTGCTGCGCGCCGACGATCCCTCCGCCGCCCGGGCGATGGTGCGCGCGATCCTGGCCCAGCTCACCGTGGTGCACGGCCCGGACGAGCTGCGGGTCGCCATCGTGGCGGCCCCGGAGCACCGCGCGCAGTGGGAGTGGGCCAAGTGGCTGCCGCACGCGCTGCACCCGAGCGAGAGCGACGGCGCCGGGCCGCTGCGCCTGGTGGCGGCCAGTCTGGGCGAGGCCGAGCAGCTGCTCGGTGAGGAGTTCACCGGCCGCCCGGGCTACGAGCCGGACGCCACGCCGAACCGCGACGAGCCGTTCACCGTCCTGGTGCTGGACGGCCCCGGGGCGCACGCGAGCAGCCGGGCCGTACTGACCGGCTACCGCAACACCGTGCTGATCGACCTGACCGAGAGCCTGGAGTGGCGCCCGGCCCGCACCACGCTGCGGCTGCGGATCACCGAGGGACGCCTCACGATGATCGGCGCGGACCGCAACCGCAAGGACACCGTCACCGACCTCGGCCGCCCCGACCTGCTGACCGCCCGTCAGGCCACCCACCTGGCGACCCGGCTGGCCCGCTACCGGATCGGCGACACGGTGGAGGCCGCCGAGCCGCTGGCCACCGACTTCGACCTGACCGCGCTGCTCGGCATCGCGGACCTGCACAAGCTGGACGTCGAGGCGCTCTGGGCCCAGCGCGGCATCCCGCAGCGGCTGCGGGTGCCGCTGGGCCTGGGCCCGGACGGCCGCCCGGTGGACCTGGACCTCAAGGAGTCCGCGCAGGGCGGCATGGGCCCGCACGGCATGCTGATCGGCGCCACCGGCTCCGGCAAGTCCGAGCTGCTGCGCACCCTGGTGCTGGCGCTGGCCGTGACGCACTCCTCCGAGGTGCTCAACTTCGTCCTGGTCGACTTCAAGGGTGGCGCGACCTTCCTCGGCCTGGACGCACTGCCGC from Kitasatospora sp. NBC_01250 includes these protein-coding regions:
- a CDS encoding YbaB/EbfC family nucleoid-associated protein; protein product: MAVSPFAEQIEQTMANLREQQIKIAEATKELQASTASITSKDRMVTAVVGAQGQVVSLTFHTTAYRSMAPAELSKVLTDVLNEARADMGAKVTESMRSFQGLGEMLRNSMTGGTELDELLAPLQAMRPSVARGQAERQHGRQEEFRG
- the eccD gene encoding type VII secretion integral membrane protein EccD, which translates into the protein MNSSAVAGLCRLRFHAPGTAFELAVPADVPLADLLPAVLGHAGPELAEAGLDHGGWVLQRLGEEPLDEEQSAEAHLLHDGDALYLRPRREALPPVHFDDLVDGVATGMNERGDSWRPALTHRLALAVTMLALAGGWLLLAVPGASGPREAVAAATAVLLLLGATSAARAMADPAAGTALGAAAVPFLTLAALLLPSGPTGEVLLGARVLAAASGAAGASVLALAAVGGSAPLFLGLVLVALLGMVGGGLVLAGMSLDQLMAVIAVVAVLVGSFVPSISFRLSGLRLPMLPRNAEELQENIEPFPAPAVLSRSLIADDYLMALYTAIGAVCAVSLTLLAFTRGWAGPAQAGALSLLLLLHGRAIGSIRQRLSVLLPGVYGVVVLGVKLAMSQPASGRLMLLGGLLAVAAALLVVAWTVPGRRLLPYWGRLADVLHTLSAVALLPLALLACGVYHTLRAMNG
- the eccB gene encoding type VII secretion protein EccB; protein product: MQSRRDQVQAHLFVMSRLASGMLRAEPDAPDTPTGRTTRGALTGLALGIVIALVVTVYGVMKPGGSTSWQKPGALVMVEESGARYLYLGGVLHPVLNQASAKLLAGDQMTLQQVSEGSLSGVQRGAPVGLVGAPDALPTAAELKPAAWLACGLQQPATTPGGSSKPQLALSIAAAQQGTALTPGQGALVSAPDGNTYLLWQGRRLRVDKQNSALQALGYPTATPFPVTAAMLGTLPAGPDLASPDIPGRGGAGPTLAGRPTKVGQLFTDPTGSHYVLSSAGLVPLTVLQYDLLLGDPRTQDKAYGGSAGTPAPIGPADLAAHTAAGPGLPGGLPAEPPALVDPGQNQALCADLHPSTDGNPVTSVAVLDAGALGGQAPDSEPGVAPGCAAADRIAVRPGAGALVRALSGSGAGTSQYLVADNGVKYPLPSAAAAKQLGYAAVATQAVPQALLALLPSGPSLDPSVLSGAQIVSPAAGGNGCSG
- a CDS encoding WXG100 family type VII secretion target, encoding MADIQLQHESIDQAYTDLLQAAHTMESNLNELVQRLTPLREEFQGAAGTAFEEFFKVVQGNEGQMHEDIHQGAQILDQMNHTMKYADQAAAQGF